From a single Lolium rigidum isolate FL_2022 chromosome 7, APGP_CSIRO_Lrig_0.1, whole genome shotgun sequence genomic region:
- the LOC124671740 gene encoding putative disease resistance protein At3g14460 has protein sequence MDWLLTTSLSATADAWGAHAGLGEDVDRLRSTLSRVHALVERGEQWRFTSPGIADLLTQLKDAAYDAEDLAEELATSEKQSSQRLFPSVRSFLRGLVTGAADRARGVRSRLEYASTDLERAIAALDAPGGKEAARRTFRETSSFIGRPVVLGRDREREDVVRLLLNPVRADNSGGNAKRRKSRDGVAVLAILGMGGVGKTTLAQVAYNEQRVQDHFELRMWVCLPESLDVTLATKEIIESASKGAAAQPGLVNLDSLQVGVRDLVRSKRFLLVLDNAWCEDSLEFQMLVAPLKYGHPGSAILVTSRSCKAADAAGASELVCLDGLPEEAYWELFQQYAFGDEDPARHSELVAIGKRIAHKLKGSPLAAKTVGVALSSDMSAKHWSVVMENGLWELEQGAGGILPALRLSYQYLPAHLKRCFTFCAIFPKGYIFSKETLIDMWVAEGFISPQEDFGNKCLKELLVRSFFQQHMFSDLCYVMHDLMSDLAQSLSIDECFCLTDEKCLPKVPPTVRHLSVCTKHLELGKFVELGRYTKLRSLLIFGMFGQDLSYSLDNLFGKLSNIRLLVLRGCVIKELPRNIGNLKLLRYLDVSYTKIQWLPDSICQLSSLQILNVLNVPLKNHPKGLTRLASLRKCYTNEPITLLMSNISNLTSLESSSVFEIPKGQGHRIAELKDMTQLTEILHVTNLENIVKDDALKAKMNTKAHLHRLIMEWSSSHVGDAEFSEAERSKASMIIESLEPHSNLASLKLKYYSGIQIPSWLQAGTLCCLSELSLSNCPFITEVTSIPSSLRRLHIIRCINLRNLDECLQPQSLQGINEIIVMNCSKLGLLPVERFGGFASLHILEIQNCPELPPTRRLTLPPSTKELLMRSCGYVDASLPSCLHNLPSLLNLSLNKCPNLLSLPAEIVSQLQSLQGMYIDNCSSLQSLGGLHCLSSLINLHIVNCPRLTDLDPSMFLDISEGQGLQRLECLTISTTSFLSLMMRSSVPTLKTLVLYQSTDSVVVHDPRNKLCQCFPSLQELLFQDCGNLLALPEELHTLSSLQFLRIFNCPKIQSLPHKGLPVSLRTLSFEKCHPLLEEQLKKLKFSYNTA, from the coding sequence atggattggctCCTGACTACGAGCTTGTCGGCCACCGCCGACGCATGGGGCGCCCACGCCGGCCTCGGCGAGGACGTAGACAGACTGCGTTCTACGCTGTCCCGCGTGCACGCGCTGGTTGAGCGAGGGGAGCAGTGGCGGTTCACCAGCCCAGGCATCGCCGATCTGCTCACCCAGCTCAAGGACGCCGCCTACGACGCCGAGGACCTCGCGGAGGAGCTCGCCACGAGCGAGAAGCAGTCAAGCCAGAGGCTCTTCCCTTCCGTGCGCAGTTTCCTGCGTGGATTGGTCACCGGCGCGGCGGATAGGGCCAGAGGCGTCAGGTCTCGGCTCGAGTACGCGTCCACCGACCTGGAGCGGGCCATCGCCGCGCTGGACGCGCCCGGCGgcaaggaggcggcgcggcgcacgTTCCGGGAGACAAGCTCGTTCATCGGGAGGCCCGTGGTCCTTGGCAGAGACCGGGAGCGCGAGGATGTGGTCCGTCTGCTTCTGAATCCAGTCCGTGCAGATAATTCAGGCGGCAACGCGAAGCGACGGAAGAGCCGTGACGGCGTGGCCGTGCTGGCGATTCTGGGCATGGGCGGCGTGGGGAAGACTACTCTGGCGCAGGTTGCGTACAATGAGCAGAGGGTGCAGGACCACTTCGAGCTGAGGATGTGGGTTTGCCTGCCGGAATCGCTGGACGTGACGCTGGCGACGAAGGAGATCATAGAGTCGGCGAGCAAGGGGGCAGCGGCCCAACCTGGTCTTGTCAACTTGGACTCACTTCAGGTGGGTGTCAGAGATTTGGTCAGGTCCAAGAGGTTCCTTCTTGTCCTTGATAATGCCTGGTGTGAGGACAGTCTGGAGTTTCAGATGCTCGTTGCGCCTCTGAAGTATGGGCATCCTGGAAGTGCCATTTTGGTGACTAGTCGATCTTGCAAGGCTGCCGATGCGGCCGGAGCGTCGGAGCTGGTATGTCTGGATGGGTTACCAGAGGAGGCTTACTGGGAGCTATTCCAGCAGTATGCATTTGGTGATGAGGACCCTGCACGCCATTCTGAATTGGTGGCCATTGGGAAGAGGATTGCCCATAAGCTCAAGGGCTCCCCTCTTGCTGCCAAGACTGTCGGTGTGGCACTGAGCTCTGACATGAGCGCAAAGCATTGGAGCGTAGTCATGGAAAATGGGTTGTGGGAGCTTGAGCAAGGTGCAGGGGGCATTCTCCCGGCTCTCCGACTGAGTTACCAGTACCTCCCGGCACACCTCAAGCGATGCTTCACGTTCTGTGCAATATTTCCGAAAGGGTATATCTTCAGCAAGGAGACTCTGATTGACATGTGGGTTGCAGAAGGCTTCATCTCACCTCAAGAGGACTTTGGGAACAAATGCTTGAAAGAATTGCTGGTCAGGTCTTTTTTCCAGCAACATATGTTCAGCGACTTATGTTATGTCATGCATGACTTGATGTCTGATCTAGCACAGTCACTCTCTATAGATGAGTGTTTTTGTCTGACTGATGAGAAATGCCTTCCAAAAGTTCCTCCCACGGTCCGCCATCTGTCAGTGTGCACCAAGCATCTTGAACTGGGCAAGTTTGTTGAACTGGGTAGATACACAAAGCTGCGGTCGCTTTTGATCTTTGGTATGTTTGGGCAAGATTTGAGCTATTCACTCGATAACTTGTTTGGTAAACTCAGTAATATCCGCTTGCTGGTGCTTCGGGGTTGTGTGATCAAGGAGCTCCCTAGGAATATTGGCAATTTAAAACTTCTCCGGTATTTGGATGTCTCTTACACAAAGATCCAATGGTTGCCTGACTCCATTTGCCAACTAAGCAGTCTACAAATTCTGAATGTACTGAACGTCCCTCTGAAGAACCATCCCAAGGGCTTGACTAGATTAGCCAGTCTGAGGAAATGTTACACGAATGAACCGATTACTTTGCTGATGAGCAATATCAGCAATTTGACATCACTTGAGAGCTCTTCAGTATTTGAAATTCCGAAAGGACAAGGGCACAGAATCGCAGAACTGAAGGACATGACACAGCTGACTGAAATCTTACATGTTACGAATCTTGAGAATATTGTGAAGGATGACGCTTTAAAAGCCAAGATGAACACAAAAGCACACCTACACCGGTTGATTATGGAATGGTCTTCCAGTCATGTTGGTGATGCAGAATTTAGTGAGGCGGAGCGGTCAAAAGCAAGCATGATTATTGAATCACTTGAGCCTCATTCCAACCTTGCCAGTTTGAAATTGAAGTACTACAGTGGCATCCAAATACCATCTTGGTTACAAGCTGGTACTCTTTGCTGCTTGAGCGAACTCAGTCTCTCGAACTGCCCTTTCATAACTGAAGTTACCAGCATACCTTCTTCCCTTAGGAGGTTGCACATCATACGATGCATAAACTTGAGGAATCTCGATGAGTGTCTACAGCCACAGAGCTTGCAGGGAATCAATGAAATAATTGTTATGAACTGCTCAAAACTAGGATTGCTCCCTGTGGAGAGATTCGGGGGCTTTGCTTCTCTTCACATATTGGAGATACAAAATTGTCCAGAGCTTCCACCCACAAGGAGATTGACACTGCCACCATCTACGAAGGAGTTGCTTATGAGGTCATGCGGCTATGTTGACGCATCACTTCCGTCCTGCTTGCATAATCTGCCTTCACTCTTAAACTTGTCTTTAAATAAATGTCCTAATTTACTTTCCCTCCCAGCCGAAATAGTTTCTCAGCTGCAATCACTCCAAGGGATGTATATCGATAACTGCAGTAGCCTTCAATCCTTGGGTGGGTTGCACTGCCTTTCATCACTTATCAATCTGCATATTGTGAACTGTCCTAGATTGACAGACCTTGATCCCTCGATGTTCCTCGACATCAGCGAAGGCCAGGGATTGCAAAGGCTAGAGTGTCTAACCATCAGTACCACCTCTTTTCTTAGCCTGATGATGAGAAGTTCAGTACCTACTCTTAAAACCCTTGTCCTATACCAGTCCACTGACTCTGTGGTTGTTCATGATCCGCGCAACAAGTTGTGTCAGTGTTTTCCGTCATTGCAAGAGCTGCTGTTTCAGGACTGTGGAAATCTTCTTGCACTCCCTGAAGAATTGCACACTCTGTCCTCACTCCAATTCCTACGGATATTCAACTGTCCGAAGATTCAGTCACTGCCACATAAGGGCTTGCCGGTCTCCTTGAGAACATTGTCTTTTGAGAAGTGTCACCCATTGCTGGAGGAGCAGTTAAAGAAGCTGAAATTTTCTTACAATACGGCATAG